In a single window of the Pseudomonas entomophila genome:
- a CDS encoding 23S rRNA (adenine(2030)-N(6))-methyltransferase RlmJ, with translation MNYRHAFHAGNHADVLKHIVLTRLIALMSRKEQPFAYIDTHAGLGLYDLQGDQASRTGEYLEGVARLWNRDDLPEVTADYLRIIKRLNQDGELRYYPGSPELARRLMRQQDRALLNEKHPEDGALLKENMKKDPRVTVHLGEGWHIPRALLPVQEKRAIMLIDPPFEQADELKRCTVAMKEAIGRMRQTVAAIWYPIKDQRSLTRFYQDLTSTGAPKLLRVELYVHHQDSPQGLNGSGLAIANPPWGLEDELKALLPWLAKELAQTAGSFRMDWLIAE, from the coding sequence ATGAACTATCGTCACGCCTTCCACGCCGGCAACCACGCCGACGTTCTCAAGCATATCGTGCTCACCCGCCTCATCGCCCTGATGTCGCGCAAGGAGCAGCCGTTCGCCTATATCGACACCCATGCCGGCCTCGGTCTCTATGACCTGCAAGGCGACCAGGCGAGCCGTACCGGCGAATACCTCGAAGGTGTCGCCCGCTTGTGGAATCGCGACGACCTGCCGGAAGTGACCGCCGACTACCTGCGCATCATCAAGCGCCTGAACCAGGACGGGGAGCTGCGCTACTACCCTGGCTCTCCCGAGCTGGCACGGCGCCTGATGCGCCAGCAGGACCGTGCCCTGCTCAACGAGAAGCACCCTGAAGATGGGGCGCTGCTCAAGGAAAACATGAAGAAGGACCCGCGGGTCACCGTGCACCTGGGTGAGGGTTGGCATATCCCGCGGGCCCTGCTGCCGGTGCAGGAAAAGCGCGCGATCATGCTGATCGACCCGCCGTTCGAGCAGGCCGACGAGCTCAAGCGTTGCACCGTGGCCATGAAGGAAGCGATCGGTCGCATGCGCCAGACTGTCGCGGCTATCTGGTACCCGATCAAGGACCAGCGCTCGCTGACCCGCTTCTACCAGGACCTGACCAGCACGGGCGCACCCAAACTGCTGCGGGTCGAACTGTATGTGCATCACCAGGACAGCCCGCAGGGCCTGAATGGTTCGGGCCTGGCCATCGCCAACCCGCCATGGGGCCTGGAAGACGAACTCAAGGCGCTGCTGCCCTGGCTGGCCAAGGAGCTGGCGCAGACCGCTGGCAGTTTCCGCATGGACTGGCTGATCGCCGAATAG
- a CDS encoding acyl-CoA dehydrogenase: protein MSEQLLSSRNLAFELYEVLDAEALTQRPRFAEHSRETFDAALTTARNIAEKYFAPHNRKGDEHEPRYVNGRAELIPEVKPAVDAFLEAGLLNANRDFEVGGMQLPSLVSQACFAHFQAANAGTTAYPFLTMGAANLIERFASEEHKRLFLQPMIEGRYFGTMALTEPHAGSSLADIRTRAEPASDGTYRLKGNKIFISGGDHELSENIVHMVLAKLPDAPPGVKGISLFIVPKYLVNADGSLGPRNDVLLAGLFHKMGWRGTTSTALNFGDNGQCVGYLVGQPHQGLACMFQMMNEARIGVGMGAVMLGYAGYLYSLDYARQRPQGRLPENKDPHSPAVPIIEHSDVKRMLLAQKSYVEGAFDLGLYAARLFDDTHTAADEHARRQALELLDLLTPIVKSWPSAFCLKANELAIQILGGHGYTREYPVEQYYRDNRLNPIHEGTEGIQSLDLLGRKLAQNNGAGLKQLIRLIAGTCERASHHPNLDPLRQPLEQLANRLQAVTLTLLGDLASGKLAGALANSALYLKVFGHCVIGWRWLEQAIHAEVGLLKGSDRDFYLGKLQAARYFLTWEVPGCHNDLALLEARDDTCLAMQAGWF from the coding sequence ATGTCCGAGCAACTTCTCAGCAGCCGCAACCTCGCCTTCGAACTCTACGAGGTCCTCGACGCCGAGGCCCTGACCCAGCGCCCGCGCTTCGCCGAGCACAGCCGCGAGACCTTCGACGCCGCGCTGACCACCGCCCGCAACATTGCCGAGAAGTACTTCGCCCCGCACAACCGCAAGGGCGACGAGCATGAGCCGCGCTACGTGAACGGCCGTGCCGAGCTGATCCCGGAGGTGAAGCCTGCGGTGGACGCCTTCCTCGAAGCCGGCTTGCTCAACGCCAACCGTGATTTCGAAGTCGGCGGCATGCAGTTGCCCAGCCTGGTATCGCAAGCCTGCTTCGCCCACTTCCAGGCCGCCAACGCCGGCACCACGGCCTACCCGTTTCTGACCATGGGCGCCGCCAACCTGATCGAGCGCTTCGCCAGCGAAGAGCACAAGCGCCTGTTCCTGCAACCGATGATCGAAGGCCGCTACTTCGGCACCATGGCCCTGACCGAACCGCACGCGGGTTCCTCCCTGGCGGATATCCGCACCCGTGCCGAGCCAGCCAGCGACGGCACCTACCGGCTCAAGGGCAACAAGATCTTCATCTCCGGCGGTGACCACGAGTTGTCGGAGAACATCGTGCACATGGTCCTGGCCAAGCTGCCGGACGCACCGCCAGGGGTGAAGGGCATCTCGCTGTTCATCGTGCCCAAGTACCTGGTCAACGCCGATGGCAGCCTGGGCCCACGCAACGATGTGCTGCTGGCCGGCCTGTTCCACAAGATGGGCTGGCGCGGCACCACCTCCACCGCGCTGAACTTCGGTGACAACGGCCAGTGCGTCGGCTACCTGGTGGGCCAGCCACACCAGGGCCTGGCCTGCATGTTCCAGATGATGAACGAAGCGCGCATCGGCGTCGGCATGGGCGCGGTGATGCTGGGTTATGCCGGCTACCTCTATTCACTGGACTACGCCCGCCAGCGCCCGCAAGGCCGCCTGCCGGAGAACAAGGACCCGCACAGCCCCGCCGTGCCGATCATCGAGCATAGCGACGTGAAGCGCATGCTGCTGGCACAGAAGTCTTATGTAGAAGGCGCCTTCGACCTGGGGCTGTACGCCGCGCGGCTGTTCGACGACACCCACACCGCGGCGGATGAACACGCACGTAGGCAAGCCCTGGAACTGCTCGACCTGCTCACTCCCATCGTCAAGTCCTGGCCATCGGCGTTCTGCCTCAAGGCCAACGAACTCGCGATCCAGATCCTCGGCGGCCATGGCTATACCCGCGAGTACCCGGTCGAGCAGTACTACCGCGACAACCGCTTGAACCCGATCCACGAAGGTACCGAAGGTATCCAGTCCCTCGACCTGCTCGGGCGCAAGCTGGCACAGAACAATGGCGCTGGCCTCAAGCAGCTGATCCGCCTGATTGCCGGCACCTGCGAACGCGCCAGCCATCACCCGAACCTCGACCCGCTGCGTCAGCCGCTGGAGCAACTGGCCAACCGCCTGCAAGCGGTAACGCTCACCCTGCTCGGCGACCTGGCCAGCGGCAAGCTCGCCGGCGCGCTGGCCAACTCGGCGCTGTACCTCAAGGTATTCGGCCACTGCGTGATCGGCTGGCGCTGGCTGGAACAGGCCATACATGCCGAGGTTGGCCTGCTCAAGGGCAGCGACCGCGACTTCTACCTGGGCAAGCTCCAGGCCGCGCGTTATTTCCTTACCTGGGAAGTGCCGGGCTGCCATAATGACCTCGCATTGCTCGAGGCCCGCGACGACACCTGCCTCGCCATGCAAGCGGGGTGGTTCTAG
- a CDS encoding glycosyltransferase → MTSRSEPRILQFCHGYDGPFLDCARQYASLFQGSGYKVTTVFLTGAADAQVAAGCASDEVLFLEFSSKAVRGLKLGAIRALRKIAVQRNFSFCIAHRFKPIYVALLGTGLPVIGVHHAFGDYQRKGRRLFANLFRRRLSLLGVSDAVRDDMRRCLAQWPAERIQTLYNRVDVAALQATLVPRDEARRALGLDEQAWVVGNVGRLHPDKDQATLLRGFAEALPGLPAGARLAILGKGRLEAKLKAQAVELGVADQVDFLGQVPDARRYFQAFDVFALSSDHEPFGMVLLEAMVAGVPVLATACGGAREVVEGVGVLFPLGDAAQLAQALKHMAGLDAQQRALCAQHMLQRLHERFSDQAVRDAFWQLPHVRALVAEA, encoded by the coding sequence ATGACCAGCCGCTCTGAACCCCGGATCCTGCAGTTCTGCCATGGCTATGACGGGCCGTTCCTCGATTGCGCCCGTCAATATGCCAGCCTGTTCCAGGGCAGCGGCTACAAGGTCACCACCGTCTTCCTCACCGGGGCAGCCGACGCGCAAGTCGCGGCGGGCTGCGCGTCGGACGAGGTGCTGTTTCTCGAGTTCAGCTCCAAGGCCGTGCGCGGCCTGAAGCTGGGCGCGATCCGTGCGCTGCGCAAGATCGCCGTGCAACGCAACTTCAGTTTTTGCATCGCCCACCGCTTCAAGCCGATCTACGTGGCACTGCTGGGCACCGGCTTGCCGGTGATCGGCGTGCATCACGCCTTCGGCGACTACCAGCGCAAGGGGCGGCGCCTGTTCGCCAACCTGTTCCGTAGGCGCCTGAGCCTGCTGGGTGTGTCGGATGCAGTGCGCGACGACATGCGCCGTTGCCTGGCGCAGTGGCCGGCCGAGCGTATCCAGACCCTGTACAACCGTGTCGATGTCGCGGCGTTGCAGGCCACCCTGGTGCCGCGCGACGAGGCGCGGCGGGCCCTGGGGCTGGATGAGCAGGCCTGGGTCGTGGGTAACGTCGGGCGCCTGCACCCGGACAAGGATCAGGCCACCTTGCTGCGCGGCTTTGCCGAAGCGCTGCCGGGGCTGCCTGCCGGTGCGCGCCTGGCGATTCTCGGCAAAGGGCGCCTGGAGGCGAAGCTCAAGGCGCAGGCCGTCGAGCTGGGGGTCGCCGACCAGGTCGATTTTCTCGGCCAAGTGCCGGATGCCCGCCGCTATTTCCAGGCGTTCGATGTATTTGCCCTTAGCTCGGACCACGAGCCGTTCGGGATGGTCCTGCTCGAGGCGATGGTCGCTGGCGTGCCGGTGCTGGCCACCGCTTGCGGCGGCGCCCGCGAAGTCGTCGAAGGCGTGGGCGTGTTGTTCCCGTTGGGCGACGCCGCGCAGCTGGCCCAGGCCCTGAAACATATGGCCGGGCTTGATGCGCAGCAGCGCGCGCTGTGCGCGCAGCATATGCTGCAACGCCTTCACGAGCGGTTCAGCGACCAGGCGGTACGCGATGCTTTCTGGCAGCTGCCGCATGTGCGCGCGCTGGTGGCGGAGGCCTGA
- the putA gene encoding trifunctional transcriptional regulator/proline dehydrogenase/L-glutamate gamma-semialdehyde dehydrogenase, whose protein sequence is MATTTLGVKLDDPTRERLKAAAQSIDRTPHWLIKQAIFNYLEKLEGGATLNELNGHVASLGDDAGEVAADHAHQCFLEFAESILPQSVLRSAITAAYRRPEQEVVPMLLEQARLPAAQAEATNKLAASLADKLRNQKSAGGRAGIVQGLLQEFSLSSQEGVALMCLAEALLRIPDKGTRDALIRDKISTGNWQPHLGNSPSLFVNAATWGLLLTGKLVSTHNESGLTSSLTRIIGKSGEPMIRKGVDMAMRLMGEQFVTGETIAEALANASKFEAKGFRYSYDMLGEAALTEHDAQKYLASYEQAIHSIGKASHGRGIYEGPGISIKLSALHPRYSRAQYERVMNELYPRLLSLTLLAKQYDIGLNIDAEEADRLELSLDLLERLCFEPSLAGWNGIGFVIQAYQKRCPYVIDYVIDLAKRSRHRLMIRLVKGAYWDSEIKRAQVEGLEGYPVYTRKVYTDVSYIACARKLLSVPEAIYPQFATHNAHTLSAIYQIAGQNYYPGQYEFQCLHGMGEPLYEQVVGKVSEGKLNRPCRVYAPVGTHETLLAYLVRRLLENGANTSFVNRIADHSISIQELVADPVASIERMGTQEGSIGLPHPRIPMPRELYGSERANSAGIDMANEHRLASLSCALLATAHNDWKATPLLGCAASEQAAVPVHNPADHRDVVGHVQEATVGDVDNAIQCALNAAPIWQATPPAERAAILERAADLMEADIQPLMGLLVREAGKTYANAIAEVREAVDFLRYYAVQARNDLRNDNCRPLGPVVCISPWNFPLAIFSGQVAAALAAGNPVLAKPAEQTPLVAAQAVRLLLEAGIPEGVLQLLPGQGETVGAGLVGDERVKGVMFTGSTEVARLLQRNIAGRLDNHGRPIPLIAETGGQNAMIVDSSALTEQVVIDVVSSAFDSAGQRCSALRVLCLQEDSADRVIEMLKGAMAESRLGNPERLSVDIGPVIDAEAKAGIEKHIQGMRDKGRTVYQVAIAEGEEIKRGTFVMPTLIELESFDELKREIFGPVLHVVRYNRKDLDQLIEQINASGYGLTLGVHTRIDETIAKVVDNVNAGNMYVNRNIVGAVVGVQPFGGEGLSGTGPKAGGPLYLYRLLSTRPADAIARHFQADDARNQADTTLRDQQIKPLTTLKTWAASSQMSDLAALCEQFAEQSQSGISRVLPGPTGERNTYTVLPREHVLCLADNEADLLAQLAAVLSVGSSAVFQDGEPAKTVRARLPKELQAKIKLVADWNKDDVAFDAVIHHGHSDQLRGVCEQVAKRGGAIVGVHGLSSGDHQIALERLVIERAVSVNTAAAGGNASLMTIG, encoded by the coding sequence ATGGCGACGACCACCCTTGGGGTCAAACTCGACGACCCGACCCGTGAGCGACTCAAAGCAGCTGCGCAATCCATTGACCGCACGCCGCACTGGTTGATCAAGCAAGCGATCTTCAACTATCTCGAGAAGCTCGAGGGTGGCGCCACCCTGAACGAACTGAACGGCCACGTTGCCAGCCTCGGCGACGACGCTGGCGAAGTAGCCGCCGACCACGCCCACCAGTGCTTCCTGGAGTTCGCCGAAAGCATCCTGCCGCAATCGGTGCTGCGCTCGGCGATCACCGCCGCCTACCGCCGTCCCGAGCAGGAAGTGGTACCCATGCTGCTGGAGCAGGCGCGCCTGCCGGCCGCGCAAGCCGAAGCCACCAACAAGCTGGCGGCAAGCCTGGCCGACAAGCTGCGCAACCAGAAGAGCGCCGGTGGCCGCGCCGGCATCGTCCAGGGGCTGCTGCAGGAGTTCTCACTGTCCTCGCAGGAAGGCGTGGCCCTGATGTGCCTGGCCGAAGCCCTGCTGCGCATCCCCGACAAAGGCACCCGTGACGCGCTGATCCGCGACAAGATCAGCACCGGCAACTGGCAGCCGCACCTGGGCAACAGCCCGTCGCTGTTCGTCAACGCCGCCACCTGGGGCCTGCTGCTGACCGGCAAGCTGGTCAGCACCCACAACGAATCCGGCCTGACCTCCTCGCTCACCCGCATCATCGGCAAGAGCGGCGAGCCGATGATCCGCAAGGGTGTCGACATGGCCATGCGCCTGATGGGCGAGCAGTTCGTCACTGGCGAGACCATCGCCGAAGCCCTGGCCAACGCCAGCAAGTTCGAAGCCAAGGGCTTCCGCTACAGCTATGACATGCTCGGCGAAGCGGCCCTGACCGAGCACGACGCGCAGAAGTACCTGGCCTCCTACGAGCAGGCGATCCACTCGATCGGCAAGGCTTCCCATGGCCGTGGCATCTATGAAGGCCCAGGCATCTCGATCAAGCTGTCGGCCCTGCACCCGCGCTACAGCCGCGCCCAGTACGAGCGCGTGATGAACGAGCTGTACCCGCGCCTGCTGTCGCTGACCCTGCTGGCCAAGCAGTACGACATCGGCCTGAACATCGACGCCGAAGAGGCTGACCGCCTGGAGCTGTCGCTGGACCTGCTCGAGCGCCTGTGCTTCGAACCGTCGCTGGCCGGCTGGAACGGTATCGGCTTCGTTATCCAGGCCTACCAGAAGCGCTGCCCGTACGTGATCGACTACGTCATCGACCTGGCCAAGCGCAGCCGCCACCGCCTGATGATCCGCCTGGTGAAGGGTGCCTACTGGGACAGCGAGATCAAGCGCGCCCAGGTCGAGGGCCTGGAAGGCTACCCGGTCTACACCCGCAAGGTGTACACCGACGTCTCTTATATCGCCTGCGCCCGCAAGCTGCTGTCGGTGCCAGAAGCCATCTACCCACAGTTCGCCACCCACAACGCCCACACGCTGTCGGCCATCTACCAGATCGCCGGCCAGAACTACTACCCAGGCCAATACGAGTTCCAGTGCCTGCACGGCATGGGCGAACCGTTGTACGAGCAGGTTGTAGGCAAGGTATCCGAAGGCAAGCTGAACCGTCCGTGCCGCGTGTACGCGCCGGTCGGTACTCACGAAACCCTGCTGGCCTACCTGGTGCGCCGCCTGCTGGAAAACGGCGCCAACACCTCGTTCGTCAACCGCATCGCCGACCATTCGATCTCCATCCAGGAACTGGTCGCCGACCCGGTCGCCAGCATCGAGCGCATGGGCACCCAGGAAGGCAGCATTGGCCTGCCGCACCCACGCATCCCGATGCCGCGTGAGCTGTATGGCAGCGAGCGGGCCAACTCGGCCGGTATCGACATGGCCAACGAACACCGCCTGGCGTCGCTGTCCTGCGCCTTGCTGGCCACCGCCCACAACGACTGGAAAGCCACCCCGCTGCTGGGCTGCGCCGCCAGCGAACAAGCTGCCGTGCCGGTGCACAACCCGGCCGACCACCGCGATGTCGTGGGCCATGTACAGGAAGCCACTGTCGGCGACGTCGACAACGCCATCCAGTGCGCGCTGAACGCCGCGCCGATCTGGCAGGCCACCCCGCCGGCCGAGCGCGCCGCGATCCTCGAACGCGCCGCCGACCTGATGGAAGCCGACATCCAGCCGCTGATGGGCCTGCTGGTGCGCGAAGCCGGCAAGACCTACGCCAACGCCATCGCCGAAGTGCGCGAGGCCGTGGACTTCCTGCGCTACTACGCGGTGCAGGCACGCAACGACCTGCGCAACGACAACTGCCGCCCGCTGGGCCCGGTGGTGTGCATCAGCCCGTGGAACTTCCCGCTGGCGATCTTCTCCGGCCAGGTGGCCGCGGCCCTGGCTGCCGGCAACCCGGTGCTGGCCAAGCCGGCCGAACAGACCCCACTGGTCGCTGCCCAAGCCGTGCGCCTGCTGCTGGAAGCCGGCATCCCCGAAGGCGTGCTGCAACTGCTGCCGGGCCAAGGTGAAACCGTCGGTGCCGGCCTGGTTGGTGACGAGCGCGTCAAGGGCGTGATGTTCACCGGTTCCACCGAAGTCGCCCGCCTGCTGCAGCGCAACATCGCCGGGCGCCTGGACAACCACGGCCGCCCGATCCCGCTGATCGCCGAAACCGGTGGCCAGAACGCCATGATCGTCGACTCCTCGGCGCTGACCGAGCAGGTGGTGATCGACGTGGTGTCCTCCGCGTTCGACAGCGCCGGCCAGCGTTGCTCGGCCCTGCGCGTGCTGTGCTTGCAGGAAGACTCCGCCGACCGCGTGATCGAAATGCTCAAGGGCGCCATGGCCGAAAGCCGCCTGGGTAACCCCGAGCGCCTGTCCGTGGACATCGGCCCGGTGATCGACGCCGAAGCCAAGGCCGGCATCGAGAAGCACATCCAGGGCATGCGCGACAAAGGCCGGACGGTCTATCAAGTGGCCATCGCCGAAGGCGAAGAGATCAAGCGCGGCACCTTCGTGATGCCGACCCTGATCGAGCTGGAAAGCTTTGACGAGCTCAAGCGCGAGATCTTCGGCCCGGTGCTGCACGTGGTGCGCTACAACCGCAAAGACCTGGATCAGCTCATCGAGCAGATCAACGCCTCCGGCTACGGCCTGACCCTGGGCGTGCACACCCGCATCGACGAGACCATCGCCAAGGTGGTGGACAACGTCAACGCCGGCAACATGTACGTCAACCGCAACATCGTCGGCGCCGTGGTCGGCGTGCAACCATTCGGTGGTGAAGGCTTGTCCGGCACCGGCCCGAAAGCCGGTGGCCCGCTGTACCTGTACCGCCTGCTGTCGACCCGTCCGGCCGACGCCATCGCCCGCCACTTCCAGGCCGACGATGCGCGCAACCAGGCCGACACCACCCTGCGCGACCAGCAGATCAAGCCGCTGACCACCCTCAAGACCTGGGCGGCCAGCAGCCAGATGAGCGACCTGGCCGCCCTGTGCGAGCAGTTCGCAGAACAGTCGCAGAGCGGTATCAGCCGCGTATTGCCTGGCCCGACCGGCGAGCGCAACACCTACACCGTGCTGCCGCGCGAGCACGTGCTGTGCCTGGCCGACAACGAAGCCGACCTGCTGGCCCAGCTTGCAGCGGTACTCTCGGTAGGCAGCTCGGCGGTATTCCAGGATGGCGAGCCGGCCAAGACCGTGCGTGCGCGCCTGCCGAAAGAGCTGCAAGCGAAGATCAAGCTGGTGGCCGACTGGAACAAGGACGACGTCGCCTTCGACGCGGTCATCCACCACGGTCACTCCGACCAGCTGCGCGGCGTCTGCGAGCAGGTGGCCAAGCGTGGCGGGGCGATCGTCGGCGTGCACGGGTTGTCGAGCGGCGATCACCAGATCGCCCTGGAGCGCCTGGTGATCGAGCGGGCGGTGAGCGTGAACACCGCTGCTGCGGGCGGTAACGCCAGCCTGATGACCATCGGCTGA
- a CDS encoding carbamoyltransferase family protein yields MALTILGLSGALSHDPSAALYIDGKLIAAAEEERFVRDKHAKNRMPYESAKFCLEQAGIKPSDVDVVAIPFAPISLFGKARWHYAKRYWYAPDRALDALLMGNRRYKRYRKKIVWCLEQLGFDPKKIKIEPVEHHLAHASSAYHCSGFKEKTAILGIDGKGEYATTFFGYGENGKIHKIKEFFDPDSLGGLYGAITEFLGFEMLDGEFKVMGMAPYGDASKYDFSRLASFENGELVINTEYANVIGLRRYKEKGKGFYFSPKLIEWLGPKREGDIADEPYIHYAASMQALFEKLALQMIDHYLGDTLKETGKLAFAGGCALNVKLNQKIIARDDVKELFVQPASGDAGTAVGAAAYVSHARGVPVEKMEHVYLGPAYSNEDVIAACARHPSQPKWRKLENMPEQIAKIMVDGNPVAWFQGRMEFGPRALGGRSIIGCPSVEGVADRINHQIKFRERWRPFCPSMLDTVAPQMIKIDHPAPFMTFTFEVAEEWKSRVPEVVHEDGTSRAQVLKREYNPRYYDMMKALEELTGNGVSLNTSLNRRGEPMICSPTDALNMFFGSDLQYLIMEDILVVKDGAAPYDQPL; encoded by the coding sequence TTGGCACTGACGATTCTTGGCCTGTCCGGCGCCCTTAGCCATGACCCTTCCGCGGCCCTGTACATCGACGGCAAGCTGATTGCCGCCGCCGAAGAAGAGCGCTTCGTGCGTGACAAGCATGCGAAGAACCGCATGCCCTACGAGTCGGCGAAGTTCTGCCTGGAGCAGGCCGGCATCAAGCCATCGGACGTTGACGTGGTGGCGATTCCCTTCGCTCCGATCAGCCTGTTCGGCAAGGCCCGTTGGCACTATGCCAAGCGCTACTGGTACGCCCCGGACCGCGCCCTCGACGCGCTGCTGATGGGCAACCGCCGCTACAAGCGCTACCGCAAGAAGATCGTCTGGTGCCTGGAGCAGTTGGGCTTCGACCCGAAGAAAATCAAGATCGAGCCGGTCGAACACCACCTGGCCCACGCCTCCAGCGCCTACCATTGCTCGGGCTTCAAGGAAAAGACCGCAATCCTCGGTATCGACGGCAAGGGTGAGTACGCCACTACCTTCTTTGGCTATGGCGAAAACGGCAAGATCCACAAGATCAAGGAGTTCTTCGATCCGGACTCGTTGGGTGGCCTGTATGGCGCGATCACCGAGTTCCTCGGCTTCGAGATGCTTGACGGCGAATTCAAGGTCATGGGCATGGCGCCGTATGGCGATGCCAGCAAGTACGACTTCTCGCGCCTGGCCAGCTTTGAAAACGGCGAGCTGGTGATCAACACCGAATACGCCAACGTCATCGGCCTGCGCCGTTATAAAGAGAAGGGCAAGGGCTTCTACTTCTCGCCCAAGCTGATCGAGTGGCTGGGCCCGAAACGCGAAGGTGACATCGCCGACGAACCATACATCCACTATGCGGCGAGCATGCAGGCGCTGTTCGAGAAGCTCGCCCTGCAGATGATCGACCATTACCTGGGCGACACGTTGAAAGAAACCGGCAAGCTGGCTTTCGCTGGCGGCTGCGCGCTGAACGTCAAGCTCAACCAGAAGATCATCGCCCGTGACGATGTGAAAGAGCTGTTCGTCCAGCCGGCTTCCGGCGATGCCGGTACTGCGGTGGGTGCTGCTGCCTACGTGTCCCACGCCCGTGGCGTGCCGGTCGAGAAGATGGAGCACGTCTACCTCGGCCCCGCATACTCCAACGAAGACGTGATCGCTGCCTGTGCCCGCCACCCGAGCCAACCGAAATGGCGCAAGCTGGAGAACATGCCTGAGCAGATCGCCAAGATCATGGTCGATGGCAACCCGGTGGCCTGGTTCCAGGGCCGCATGGAGTTTGGCCCGCGTGCCCTGGGTGGTCGTTCGATCATTGGTTGCCCAAGCGTGGAAGGCGTGGCCGACCGCATCAACCACCAGATCAAGTTCCGCGAGCGCTGGAGGCCTTTCTGCCCGTCGATGCTCGACACCGTCGCGCCGCAGATGATCAAGATCGATCACCCGGCACCGTTCATGACCTTCACCTTCGAAGTGGCCGAAGAGTGGAAGAGCCGCGTCCCGGAAGTGGTGCACGAGGACGGCACGTCCCGCGCCCAGGTGCTCAAGCGCGAGTACAACCCGCGCTACTACGACATGATGAAGGCACTGGAAGAGCTGACCGGCAACGGCGTGTCGCTGAACACTTCGCTGAACCGCCGTGGTGAACCGATGATCTGCTCTCCGACCGACGCCCTAAACATGTTCTTCGGCTCGGACCTGCAATACCTGATCATGGAAGACATCCTGGTGGTCAAGGATGGCGCGGCGCCATATGACCAGCCGCTCTGA
- the putP gene encoding sodium/proline symporter PutP: MGNPLTITFVIYIAAMVLIGFAAYRSTKNLSDYILGGRSLGSVVTALSAGASDMSGWLLMGLPGAIYFAGLSEAWIAIGLTVGAYLNWLFVAGRLRVQTEHNGDALTLPDYFSSRFEDKTGLLRIISAIVILVFFTIYCASGIVAGARLFESTFGMSYETALWAGAAATIAYTFVGGFLAVSWTDTVQASLMIFALILTPIIVLISTGGFDTTFLAIEAVNPAHFDMFKGATFIGIISLMGWGLGYFGQPHILARFMAADSVKSIANARRISMTWMILCLGGTCAVGFFGIAYFSAHPDLAGPVTENHERVFIELAKILFNPWVAGVLLSAILAAVMSTLSCQLLVCSSALTEDFYKSFLRKNASQKELVWVGRLMVLAVALIAIAMAANPENRVLGLVAYAWAGFGAAFGPVVLISVLWKGMTRNGALAGIVVGALTVILWKNYVGLGLYEIIPGFLFASIAILVVSKLGSPSKSMVSRFETADAAYHADK, translated from the coding sequence ATGGGCAATCCACTAACGATCACCTTCGTGATCTACATTGCGGCAATGGTGCTGATCGGCTTCGCCGCCTATCGCTCCACCAAGAACCTTTCCGACTATATTCTCGGCGGCCGTAGTCTCGGCAGCGTGGTCACCGCGCTTTCCGCCGGCGCATCGGACATGAGCGGCTGGCTGTTGATGGGCCTGCCGGGCGCCATCTACTTCGCAGGCCTTTCCGAGGCCTGGATCGCCATTGGCCTGACCGTCGGCGCCTACCTGAACTGGCTGTTCGTCGCCGGCCGCCTGCGTGTGCAGACCGAGCACAACGGTGACGCCCTGACGCTGCCGGACTACTTCTCCAGCCGTTTCGAAGACAAGACTGGCCTGCTGCGGATCATCTCGGCCATCGTCATCCTGGTGTTCTTCACCATCTACTGCGCCTCTGGCATCGTTGCCGGCGCCCGTCTGTTCGAAAGCACCTTCGGCATGTCATACGAAACCGCCCTGTGGGCGGGTGCCGCGGCAACCATCGCCTACACCTTCGTCGGTGGTTTCCTGGCGGTGAGCTGGACCGACACCGTGCAGGCCTCGCTGATGATCTTCGCGTTGATCCTGACCCCTATCATCGTGCTGATCTCCACAGGTGGCTTCGATACCACCTTCCTGGCGATCGAGGCGGTGAACCCGGCTCACTTCGACATGTTCAAGGGCGCCACCTTCATCGGCATCATCTCGCTGATGGGTTGGGGCCTGGGCTACTTCGGCCAGCCGCACATCCTGGCGCGCTTCATGGCCGCCGACTCGGTGAAGTCGATCGCCAACGCCCGCCGCATCTCCATGACCTGGATGATCCTGTGCCTGGGCGGCACCTGTGCCGTTGGTTTCTTTGGCATCGCCTACTTCTCGGCGCACCCTGACCTGGCGGGTCCGGTCACCGAGAACCACGAGCGTGTGTTCATCGAGCTGGCCAAGATCCTGTTCAACCCATGGGTCGCCGGTGTGCTGCTGTCGGCCATTCTGGCCGCGGTGATGAGCACCCTGAGCTGCCAGCTGCTGGTGTGCTCGAGCGCCCTGACCGAAGACTTCTACAAATCGTTCCTGCGCAAGAATGCCTCGCAGAAGGAACTGGTATGGGTCGGTCGCCTGATGGTGTTGGCCGTTGCGCTGATCGCTATCGCCATGGCCGCCAACCCGGAGAACCGCGTGCTGGGCCTGGTGGCCTATGCCTGGGCTGGCTTCGGTGCCGCCTTCGGTCCGGTGGTGCTGATCTCGGTGCTGTGGAAGGGCATGACCCGCAACGGCGCGCTGGCCGGCATCGTGGTGGGCGCCCTGACCGTGATCCTGTGGAAGAACTACGTGGGCCTGGGCCTGTACGAGATCATCCCGGGCTTCCTGTTCGCCAGTATTGCCATCCTGGTGGTGAGCAAGCTGGGCAGCCCGTCGAAGAGCATGGTTTCGCGTTTCGAAACGGCTGATGCGGCGTATCACGCTGACAAGTAA